A stretch of DNA from Diospyros lotus cultivar Yz01 chromosome 14, ASM1463336v1, whole genome shotgun sequence:
ATATGGATGTATATACGTATGTACTTACATTGAACTTGTAGTGACGAACTGTGGACTCAACCAGCACAGGAAACAAGCAAGCGACAAGGATCAAAACCCGAACACAAGAAGCCTCCATTATTGTCTTTCTCAGGCTGCAGCTTGCCTCTTGGGTATTCCGATGATTAGCTACTAAATTTGGCTTTTTCTTGGTTTAGTTCTGATGTCTCTCTGACCAAGTTGTACTCACCTATGACTGCCCAACGCAAGCTTATATAGCTGATGGAGGTCAATGCACGCAGCTCTGCAAGCTGCTGCCATGTCGTTTTTCCTTGGTTAGGTGAAATAGGTGAATGAATTCTTGAAAACCAAGATTTCTTACGAACAAAATTTGAGGGTTTTTTTATAGGGCTTTCTTCAATCTCACATAAAGTTGAATATTTATGGACCAGTGTAGTTTTGGAAGCTAAGTTATTGTGGTTTTCCTTCCATCtaatttgattaattagtgCCAACCAGTATGGTGCTAAATGGGAAGAGAATGCTTAGCTACAACTTCTATTTATGgaaatttacattttgttttcAAGTATGAGTCGTAATGATTTTGTACGAACAAGTCATAgataaaaatttacttttcaGTTTTTCTCCGCTGTAAGTCGCTTATCTATATGTCGGACTATTGTGTGTTTGTTCATTACGCAACTCTCTTTGGCTTAATTACAACCCTCTTGTCATCATTCCCTTGATCTTAATTCTTTGGGTTTTGCCAAATCTTGATAGCCCTTTGTCCGTGACAATATTCTTATAAAGTGCTCGTTTCGTTCAAATCATTAGGTTCCTCGATCACCTTTTGAAGCTGTtctaaaatttgatatattattttcgTCGcactttttttataaagaaaataatctGTCATGGGATCTCTCCACATTGTAATGCCCTAAAACTTTAGGAATGATTAGAAACTGCAATATTCGATTTTCGAAGAGCAAAAGTGTATTGGAACTAATGAACTCATCCTATCTTCTAACGAGGACTTGAACAGATAAAGAACAAATGCACATCAGAATCTGATTATAACTAACCTACCCATCTTAATTGATAAAGTTTTTGAAGATTAGATTAATTATGGTTGGAACCTGGCAAAAGGTCATCCATGAAagcaaatatatacaaatatatggTTGAGAAATGGCTTTCATATATGTATCAGATACAGCATATAAGCCAACAGAACACATCATGGATTGTTTGAAAGCAAAGACTAATGAACCAGCGGCGGGTAAGTACCTACCCGCGACTCGTCAGCCTCTTCCACTTAGACCAATATTGCTCCATAATCTAGAAAGAATTAACTTAGGTCATGTGTCCCCATTTTTATTATCTGACGTTACTAGACGAGGGAGATTATGTCATGTAATTTTCACATGGATTTTGTTAAACATTTTCAATAATAATGATTAATGGGCTAATGATGTTAACTTTGTACTCTTGTTATCCTTAAGTAGACTAATTAATATTAGTAATGCAATTGGTTCTTGGCTCTCAGTATGCCAACTGACGAAAAGCCTCCACTGAAGATGACAAGATACATAAGTATTGAGCAGAAGAAAGGGTGCAGCTACCAGCTGGTATGTGCCCATCTCAACTACCATTATGATGCGGGTGAGGCTTAAGTCAACAACAAACTTTGATAACTCAATTATTTAAACATCTTGCTATGTATAGCCATCAATATCTTAGATTTATCAAACACATAGATGGAAAAGCTCAATTATAGTTCCAAGGCTGTTAGTTCAGTCTTTTCTTTTGTGCTTTTGATTACATCCAAGCTTTTTGTAGAAAGATTTTGTGCTTTATGCTCAGTCAGATGCTCGTTCTTGGCTATGAATGGATCAATAATGAGCTACTCCCAGGTCCTTCAAGGGATTGGGCCTAGGCCATTATTAATTTAGGGATCCTTTAAAAGtaatacaaaaaatttcttttattttaaattttttataattatttctctctttttttttcaattatcaattaaaaataaacaaaatttgaacAACCACCGCCTTTATGGATAACAAATAAGGCtgattttgaaaactttttggaTCCCTCTTTTTTGGGGCCTTAGCTTTGAGCCGACGTGATTATTCCTCAAgtttttgtgtttctttttcattattttttaatttctaacgTAATTTTAGGAAAGTATttgtatatgttgttgttactcaattacaacaataaatttttaagtacAAAAGAGTGTTTCGATAAGGTGGTGAGTGATCCATTTGTGAGTAACTTGAACAGGCTCCTAGAAAGGTTTCTTGCATAGTCTTGAGAAAAGCTTTTAAGTTTGGACAGTCCAAGAGAGTCTTTCGAATATCTTCTTGTGGATGGCTAACTTGTGAGGTATTCAAGAAAAGTCTCTCGATAGTGTATCGAGAAAGGCTTCTAGAGGGTCACTCGACCATATGTGCTTGGTTAATCGAGTATTACTAGGGATGGATTGGATATTCTCAACACAATCTGCCTTAATTTAGCTACTCAACTGGCCATTCTGCAAAAGACCTCACTCGGCTATCCCGTGAGAAACCTTACTCGGGTAAGCAATTAGCCTCACTCAGCTATCTTGCAATAGACCTCACTTGACTAAATGGTCTCTTGATGACTTAACCCAATTTCTAGTCACTTGATTAGGTCTTTCCACAATCTCTCAAATTGGCCTCCTGAGAGCTCACTTGATGTGTTATGGGCCCATTTCCTTGGGTTGATTATTGGGCATAACAACAAGAAAAGAAGTGTACaatcaattttataataaaatttatccttttcaaatttatatttattagacTATGTAATGATGACCCTACAAAAGGAGCTTTACTCTTAAAATCTTAAAAGTTGTTCCTTTttgtcttaatttttaattttaaatttatttttaattttatattttaagtgtctattttaaaattgttaaaaatgtattctttttgtttataatattttttacattttaaaaattttgagtatgtttatgatgaaaacaaccaaaatgattttttttttttgagttttctttacaattttttttattttcaaaaatacgtttttaaaaatataaaaataaatacgtttttactattttaaaaaattaaaaactaaaaataacctGAAAATAACATAGAAAACGAGATTTTAGTTTTTAaccactaaattaaattaaccatTAGAAGTTTGGGTGAACTTgaactaaaaaaaagaaaattaaattgatctAAAAGTCTTTTTCAAAGTAAACACTACACAGTTAAAACTTAGTattttcatttcaaatgaaTAATTTTGAATGTATTTCATATCATGCTTACAattattctatttatatttttagaactgataatatatatatatatacatctttaaATGAGGTTGAAATTCCAACTTTTATCTCTTTGTGCATCAGTTTGGAGGTGTTGCAAAaggtataaataggggtaaaTTACTACAGtacaattttcattaattattataattaattattgatgtgatatatataaatttaaatttaaaaatcatttaatactaaaattaatataaattacacAATCAATAGAGTTACAATCAAGTCGAGTCGAGCTTCATTAGGCTCAGTCTTGACTTGGCGAACCAATTTCTAAGCTCGAATTCGattcatcaaaaaattgatCAGCAAAGTTGCTGTTAAGTCGGAgctcataaatatattttatttattttatttttaattaataaataattttattagttaacgATAAATACAAcatgttttattattaaaatttattaattgaacaatttaatcaactaataaaattatttaattaataaaaataaaatataataaatacacctTATATATTCATAATAACAACATTATCTTGTATTAATGCACTAACTCTTAAAAGCTTAAACTTTAGACTCTTAATGAATTAATAACACCGAGTTATAGTATTCAGTATACAACataataaatacactaaagaaataTCACCTTTTAAGTCATATAATGCAACATTAAAGTCCGCTAAAGAGGTGTCAGTGCCTGCGGACACTGTCAGTGATATACCATGCGATTATCATCGATGCTAATAGCTTTATCAACTGAATGATCAAAGCTACTAATTTCCGAAGATACCGCTATCGCTTCTCTTTCAAATGACAAGTCTTGAAGAAGAATCGGAATGATTTCCGCAGGATTTAAGTTCATATCAAATCATCGTGATCACTGCTTTTGTTCAACTTAAAAGCAGTCGATCGGATTCGCAGCCGCCGGGGGTGGCGGGTCTCTCTCCACAGTGTGTTCCGAATCTTGATTTCGCTCGATCACTCGTTCGGCCTCCGCCGCCGCCAAAGATTACCAGAACCCAAAATCAAGGTTAATTTCTTTCTAGCTCAGAATTCTGTCTCTCACTCTGCGCTCAATAGGTATGCTTTAGAACCCATTTTTCTGGTCTTCTTGTGTATCTTCGTCGCTGGGCGAGGTTGATGTATATCTGCGTTGTTTGAAGGTTCAGTGAAGTGGGTTTCGTTTCTCTGAAATTCTTAAATGTGGGTCTGTTTCAATCTTGATCGATTGATCATCTACGATTCTTGTTCTAATTTGCATGCTTGTTGTGATGGGTTTTGAGCACTGCGACGAAGGCGAAATGGGGATCTCTTGTCCTTgatttacttttatattatcTCAAATCGGATAGGAGAATACATGGCAACTTCTTTGTCTGCAAATATGCATGTCTTGACTCTTTCAGGAGAGCCCATTGGATGTTTAAGTAATTTGTTGGTTTTTAATCAACTGGTATTTGATTAGGCGATGACTATATGTGAATGAAGTTAGGCCTCTGAATACTCTTGGTTTTTCTTAAATATCTTATCTCTTTGGTCAGATTGGGGTTTTACAAATTCAATACATTTACCATAATAACTTCTCGTGGGAATTTACatagttttatcttttcttttgcattcttctccctcttgttGATTGAAAGAATAACAGCGCCAGCATTGAAGATCAGCTATTCAAAGATACTGTGTTACAGAAACAAGCTCAGAACAGATTACTTAGCTGCAAATTTCCATGGCTGAAGATGATAGCTATACGAAAGATGGGACGGTCGACATCCATAAAAGGCCTGCTATCAAGAACAAAACTGGAAACTGGAAGGCTTGCCGCTTCATTCTTGGTATGTTCTAATGTTCTACTCTTCCTTTGCTCTTCTCTGTTGCGCTATCCAGTGAATTCACAACCCGAAATGTTTTCTTATAGGAAACGAATGCTGTGAGAGGCTGGCATACTACGGTATGGGCACCAATCTAGTGAACTATTTACAGGAGCAGCTCCATCAGGGGAATACCACTGCGTCGAACAATGTCACAAATTGGTCAGGAACCTGCTACATAACGCCCTTGATTGGTGCTTTTCTAGCTGATTCTTACTTGGGCAGATATTGGACCATTGCCAGCTTCTCAATCATCTATGTTTTTGTAAGCCACCTCCTCAAGATAAATACCATTTTTGCATAAACAGTTTATTCGAAGCCGCctccttcttcttattattcttTTGATCAACTTGCCTTTGTTGTAGGGGATGACATTGCTAACATTGACATCTTCAGTGAAAGGACTAAAGCCAGAATGTGAAAGTGAAGTTTGTCACCCCACAGGATCACAAACTGCACTCTGTTTTGTAGCACTGTATTTAATTGCTCTCGGGACAGGTGGAATCAAGCCGTGTGTCTCATCTTTTGGGGCAGATCAATTCGATGAAACAGATGAAaccgagaggaagaagaagagctcCTTCTTCAACTGGTTCTACTTTTCGATCAATGTGGGTGCGCTCATCGCTTCCTCAGTTTTGGTGTGGATACAAATGAATGTGGGCTGGGGCTGGGGTTTTGGTATCCCAGCAGTTGCAATGGCTGCTGCTGTTGTGTTTTTCTTCTCGGGCAGTCGGTTGTACAGGCTCCAGAAACCTGCAGGGAGCCCACTGACACGGATTTTCCAGGTTGTGGTTGCATCCATCAGAAAATCTGGGGTAAAGTTCCCACATGATAAGTCCCTTCTTTACGAGACTGCAGATGAGGAATGTAATATCACTGGAAGCCGCAAGCTTGAGCACACAGAGAAGATGAGGTAACTAACTAGCTGTGTGTTGTTTCAAGGAGTAACTGCATATAACCTGCAGGATTTACTAATTAGAAGCATCAAATTCCAGGTTTTTCGACAGGGCTGCTGTGGAGACAGAAGCTGACCGCGTCAAGGGTTCTGTAAATCCATGGAGACTTTGCACTGTAACTCAAGTCGAGGAGCTCAAGTCGATCATCCGGTTGCTCCCCATTTGGGCATCTGGAATTGTCTTCTCCACGGTATACAGTCAAATGAGCACAATGTTTGTTCTACAAGGCAACACTATGGACCAGCATATGGGGCCAAGTTTCAAGATTCCATCAGCATCCCTCTCCCTCTTTGATACTCTTAGTGTGCTCTTCTGGGCACCTGTATATGATCGAATCATTGTCCCGTTTGCGAGGAAGTTCACGAGGCACGAGCGAGGCTTCACCCAGCTCCAGCGGATGGGTATTGGTCTTGTCATTTCGATATTTGCCATGGTTGTCGCGGGGGTTTTGGAGGTCATCCGGCTGGACTTTGTGAGAAGGCACAACTACTATGATCTCGAGCAAATTCCCATGTCGATTTTCTGGCAAGTCCCGCAGTATTTTCTCATTGGATGTGCAGAGGTTTTCACTTTCATTGGGCAGCTAGAGTTCTTCTATGACCAGGCCCCGGATGCGATGCGAAGCTTGTGCTCGGCTCTGTCTCTTACAACTGTTGCCGTGGGGAATTATTTGAGCACTTTGCTTGTCACAGTTGTGACAAATGTGACCACAAGAAATGGGAAACTTGGTTGGATTCCAGACAATTTGAACAGGGGCCATCTTGACTATTTCTACTGGCTTTTGGCCATTCTCAGCTTGCTCAACTTCTTTGTCTATCTTCTGATCTCCAAATGGTACACCTACAAGATGGCCACAGGAAAGCCTCAGTGATTATATAGATCCCTTGGTTTCTGAATTATCATCATTGTCTTGATCTAAGCCTCTTCTTCTTAATTATTTCTAGCGATAGTTTATTCAAGATTGCTTTAAATCTGTTTCTGTCTTGATTTGCATGTTGAAATGTGAGTTTAATACAGATCAGTACTTGCTTTTTTagattgtttataattttatatatggtTGGTGTTCTAATATTGTGGAAGATTCTGTTGGAATGTGGCATGCAATCTTGACAGTGACAAGGGTTATCAATGTTGCAAACCATTGGATCATAGAAGTTGGGAGTGTGAAAAGCTTGACGACTACCCCCAAGGGAGGGCTCAGTCCAGATcttttattcaaaattgaattCTTTACACTGAAATTGGAAAGAGGATTCAAGCACTTTGATTgtatactctctctctctctcacacacacacacacacacgcacaaaAACACCTCTATAAGTAAAACCCAATAGCACTGTCACTGTGAAAGTTCCACTGCTCCAATCTAGATGGAATTTCTACCCAGAATTGCAGAACTTCAAGCTCAAAGAGTACATATCACGCTTTACTCAGATAAGCAATCTTCCTATCAAGCCAATTTCCTCGACAACCCGGTGCTAGCTTTCCACCAATGGTTGGAGCACGGGGGCCTGCTATGGAAATTCTTCTTTCATACATAGCATATCCTGATTTATTCATTTGCGTTTGGAAGATAATAGAAATATGGAGAGCCATATGCATTTGAAGAATCTGCAAAGTTGAACAGATCTAGACGGAGATGAGGGAAAACAAGTTAGCAGAGTTCAAAGGTAAAATTTGGAGAGGCTGCAATGAAGGGCTCTTGTTTAAGATCATGCAGAGGATTCTCCTATTGTAAGAGCAGAAGTAAAAGAGTTGACAGGAAGTTTAGGGAGCAATATATAGACAATGGTGGGTCAAAGACTAAGCCAAATAGTTACCTTCAATTGATCAGCTAGCTCGTCACTGAGATTGCTGATTCATCAGTCTCTTCTTCATCTGGAAGTCAAAGGTTGCAATTGTCAAGTGTCAGTGTAATTTTGGCGGATCTACTTTCTCCAATCATTTTATGAACGAAGGATATTATCTGAAACGGAAAGCACAGGAGAGGAAAAATCCAAGGTTAAAGAAAGtgaagttttttttcttttgtctaaATAAACTTTGCTCTAGCAGTTTTCAGCATGTAGCATGAGATATAACTCCAAGTGCGATCTTACTACTTGAGGCTAATACATCAAGCAACTTCAATGTTTGCATCATCAACTATTTTTGGCAATACACTTAACCACCAAAATCCACAACTTTTAGTGATGCATTATAATTGGGTTGAAAAGAAACGAAAGAAGGAACAAAAATCACAGTTAGATTAGTTTCCCTGAAGTTTATATGGTAAACAAGAAGCCGTTTCACCTGTTTTGAACTCATACCAGACTTTCATGAGCCATAATCATGGTTCCCATGCAAAATCTTTTGCAGGTGTGTAAACCTGAAAATATTTGCTGAAATGTAATATGAACATCAAGGTTAGGCATTGGTAGCCAACAAGAAGAAACCACAATTATCAACTAGATAACATGTTGATGCTTTCACGcaaaaaatgtaataaatgcCAAGAATACCAATCCAATCCTGCAAAAATATGCCCGTACATGTAGAACTGACAGAACTTTTGCAAAAGTTGGGGCAGAAAAATTAAGGAACCAATTACTCAAACAAACCTCTAAGAAGTATGTCTTATATGTTGGATCATGTCTCAGGCTAGTGTGCATGGGTAACTTCTCAACAACCAGTAGTTCCCTAGCATCAATGTGGAAGCGGTAATTTAGCACCTGTAAAAGAGAACACTCCTTTCAACAAGTTTTTGGACTCAAATTAATGATGTTCAAGAATAAAAGCCTAATGACATCTGGAGGAGACACCATGgtgattatattattttaaggtAGCTTCATCCAGGTGGAAGTTATAAATAAAGGTAAAGGGAAAAAATGAACAGGAGTTAAAAACCTATCTCAACGCTTCTAATGCAAAGGTTGTGAGAGTCCATCATTCAGCACAGCTCTAACAAGTATGTTCCATGTAATGACAGTAGGACGAATTCCCCTACCCAACGCATCATTCAGAAACTCAATTGCGTGTGATATTTTATTGCAAGAACAAAGCCCCTTCAAGGTAATATTATAGGATATGATATCTGGTTGTAGCCCTTCTTTTAAAATCCGGGCCCAAATAATTGATGCTTTTTTGCATTCCCTAGCTTTGTAAAGCCCCTCCATGAGGGTATTGTGGGTGACGAGATTTGGAATACAGTGTTGTTCCTCCATCTTTGAGTATAGCCGCAAAGCATCTTCAATTTTGCCTGCAGAGCATAGCCCATGAATCATGATATTGTGCATGGTCACATCAGGTGTCAAACCTTCCTTGAGCACTTGAAGCCACAAGTTGATGGCCATGTCAACCTTCCTACTTTGACAAAGACCATCTATCAGCAAGCTGTACGTGATCATGTCTGCTTTGCATCCTTTTCCCAGCATTTCTTTGACAAAGTGATAGGCTTCAGCATATCTTTCTGCTTTGCACAGTCCATTAATGAGAGTGTTGAACGTGACAACATTTGGGGTGTAATCTATATTGATTATTTcactgaaaaactgaattgcaTCATCGATTTTAGAAGCCCGGACCAACCCATTGAGGAGGATATTGCAAGTATGGGAATTTGGCTGACAGCCATGCTCTCTCATTCGGTCAAGCATGCAAACTGCTTCATTCAATCTACCTTCTCTGCATAGCCCATTGATCACAGAGGAATATGCATGAATGTCCAGCATATTTCCTCTATCTTCTGCCTCTTTTAGTATTCGCAATGCCCTGTTCAAGAACCCACTCTTATACAATCCATGAATCAGTACAGCATACGTTGTGGAATCTGCATTAAAATCTTTCTTGGACAAGCTTTCCCAAATAGAAAGTGCTTCGTCCACCTTACCGTTTTCAAACAATCCTCTAACGAATATGTTGAAGCTCACAACATTACAGAGAGCCTCCTTACACATTACATCCCACAACTCGAAACACTCTTTAATCTTGGCAGCTTGACAATACCCATTAAGCAATGAATTACATATTACCACATCTGGAGACACCCCACTCTGAAGCATATCTGCATATATTTGTGAAGCCCCGTCAACATTTCCAGACTTGCATAACCCATGTATCAGACTACTGTAAGTGAACAAATCCAGCGGTCGATCATTTTTCTTCAGCCACTGCCAAAACTCCAAACTCTCATGCAACTTCCCACATTTGCACAAACCACTAATCATAACATTGTAAGTAACGACATTTGGGTAAGCAGATGAATCTTTTACTAACCTCTCCCAGATTTGATTAGCCCCCGAAGGATCACCTTTCCTGAAAAACCCATCAATTAAAATGTTATAACACATAACATCAGGAGTCACTCCTAGTTCAGACATTTCATCGAACAAGTTCAAGGCATCAGCTAAATTCCCACTCTTTGCAAGCCCGTTAATGACAGTACCGTAGCTAAACAAGTCAGGACTCAAACCTTCACGCCACATACAAACCAACAACTCCTTTGCTTTATCAAACACCTTCTTCTTACACGAAATTTTGATCAAAATGTTGTACGTCTCCAAATTCGGCGACACACCCATTGCCTCAAAGTGCCTGAAAAACTGCTCCGCTCTATCCAACCGATTCGACACAACAAATGCATTAAGCATAGAGTTGTACGACCGTATCCTCGGCTCGCAGCCAAAAATCTCGTTCATTTGCTGAAACACCACTAAAGCTTGATCAACCATTGAGTTCTTGGAATACGCCCTGATCACCATCACCCCAACGTCTTCGTCGCACTTGCAGTTGTGGGTGCGAATGAGCTCGACGATTCGGGGGACGTGGGAGACGAGTCTTGGGTCGGCGAGGCGGCGGAGGATGTGGTGGAAGACCCGGGGGGAGGGATCGAAACCGCGGTGGCGAATGGCGGAGTCGAAGAGGGAGAGGGCTGCGTTGGTGTTCTTCTCTGCTTTCAGGAGTTTCAGCAGTTGCTTTGAGGAGAGACATTTGGGCAACTCGGTCATGAGAGTGGGAACAATTGATTGGCTGAACTGTTGAAGCAACTCTCTCTTGTTCATGGCATCTTCGCTTGGCACAGTGGCTAGGGCCAGTTTGAGTAGGCTTCTGGTGAAATAGGGCCTCTCTGGTTTCACCATTTCAGGACGAAGGGGACATGAATGGGCCGGGCCTCCAGCTCCCTCCTGGCCCACAAAATTAGGGCCGCACCTGGCCTATGTAATTGGCCCCCAGCCCATGTAACCTGTCCTGCCCGatccaaattaaaaataattaatggtaaaatatatattttaatctatgtacatttttttttacttaaatacttaatttttttattattttaaagatatttctgaacttaaaattttaattaattgcatctttaatttttttattatttcaatcaCATTCTtgaattcattatttttaacaaatttgtcgaaatatgtaattgactcaaaattataatttaaaaatatttttggaacaacaaaatttttttaagtgtttaaataaaaaaaatgtgtaaatacataatataaaatatatatttgaccaataattaattgttagaatgTTTTGGATTAATCACTCCTCTAGTTTAGAAGGAAACAGAAGTTTCCTTAACCATTTcctcttaaaaattataactttcaTTACCTTTTCAGCTTGATTGATCAATccctttaatttagttaaaaagacaattttctttagctattTCGTCTTGATTACCTAAGATCCTTTAGTTTAGTAACAGAATTAGAACCGTTCTTAGCTGCTTTCATCTTGATTGACCACACCCTTTGAATGAACAAATCAATACTTTCCTTCTAATCTTATAATATGtgaatatatctatataaatataatagtatGTGCTATATATTGGCAATAATCATCAGTTTACAATCCTCCAAGGCTGAATCCACCCAGAGATCCAGACTCTCTCttgtctctgtctctgtctctgtctctgtctctgtctctctcctaTGAATCAAATGATCAATGGACCAACACTTTGGCATAACAGCAGAGCAAGCATTGGCCAACAACAGCGGCAAGGTTCGTTTCTTTCCCCCTCTCTATCTATCCAACATTGTCAGATAAACTGTAACATTAGATTCTCCATTTCAAGACAAAGTTTGTTCTTTTCATGTCTAAACTCTTTAGAAGTTTATTTGGTCAAAAAATTCGagtgtttaaatgaaaaattgcaTAGTTTATTTCGTtgtttttcctctttctttttgtgGGTATATTGGTAGGAGAATGCTTGGTGttgaaactcaaaacacaagCGTTTTCATAGAAACAGTGGCGCTTGCAACTGTGAATTCTAGAATTCCCCAAAATGCTTGAACAATTGGTGATTGGTTTTGTATTTACAACTGCAAATGCTTGAACAAGGATTATTGTTGGTTTATTTTAGTACTAAATGTGTTTTGGGGAACTTTTGGTTTTCTCCACTTTACTTCTATTTAATgtaaacaattatttttaattgttcaccTGGCAATTTTTCTCCTTCCACATATCTAATTACTTTctgttttacttttatttatttatttaacattgCTATCATGTAAATTAGGTAAATAATGGCTATTAAAAAGGAAGGTTGTGGAAGGCAAAAGGTTAGAAGTTAGAAGCCTTTTATATATTCTTCTGCATACAGTATATTAGCAATgctttttatttcttccttttttgttcCCTGAAATTGCCTTTTCATCTTCCTTGGGTCGCCCAGCAGAAAGTTGTTTTTGGGTTCAACTTGTTTAGAATTAATTCGAGCAATATGATGATGTCAGGCTGTTGTAATCTTGGGCAGATAATCTTAAAGAATTGGCTTTGGGTCTTGCCAACCACAGAGGTTGATTCTCTTTAAAAAGAGTGAGATTTCCACATTTACCTTAATTGTTCATCACAAAATttgattgtgtttttatttttcttgtaactTCATTAACAATTTTTGTCTGTGGCAATAGATTTTCTTGGAGCCATGGAAAAGACTTATCGTGGCTATAATATAACATGGGGAAATCAGTCTATCTAACAAAATAGGTGAAATCTACTCTTCTGTTAGAACATGATGTAAGGAGACAAGTGCATTGAGTATGGCCTTTGTTTGGAGTTTATTATTGTTGTGAGCTAACTGCTAAACTTTGATTTAAGATTATTACTTAATTTGATATCACTATCTTTGCTCTGGATAGCACTCTACTTGGTTGTATGATgaattgagaaataatttttatgtttgggACGGTAGTAACTGAATTCACTTGTATGTGAGTTGCAGTTTTGGTTAAAAATTATCTATGTACTATGTTTCAGGGGTTTGGTGGCTCATTTTGATTAAACTGTGCAAATGAAGGTGATTGTGTCACATGTTGAGAAGGATAGTGACTAACTCAGAAATGGCAAGGCTCCATTGCATGTTGGATGTATCAGGCTCAGACTTTATACTGACGCTATCCAAGTGACTGACACTTGGCTTCGTCACCTTGATGGTGAGCTAAGTCAGCCTG
This window harbors:
- the LOC127790273 gene encoding protein NRT1/ PTR FAMILY 8.1-like, with the translated sequence MAEDDSYTKDGTVDIHKRPAIKNKTGNWKACRFILGNECCERLAYYGMGTNLVNYLQEQLHQGNTTASNNVTNWSGTCYITPLIGAFLADSYLGRYWTIASFSIIYVFGMTLLTLTSSVKGLKPECESEVCHPTGSQTALCFVALYLIALGTGGIKPCVSSFGADQFDETDETERKKKSSFFNWFYFSINVGALIASSVLVWIQMNVGWGWGFGIPAVAMAAAVVFFFSGSRLYRLQKPAGSPLTRIFQVVVASIRKSGVKFPHDKSLLYETADEECNITGSRKLEHTEKMRFFDRAAVETEADRVKGSVNPWRLCTVTQVEELKSIIRLLPIWASGIVFSTVYSQMSTMFVLQGNTMDQHMGPSFKIPSASLSLFDTLSVLFWAPVYDRIIVPFARKFTRHERGFTQLQRMGIGLVISIFAMVVAGVLEVIRLDFVRRHNYYDLEQIPMSIFWQVPQYFLIGCAEVFTFIGQLEFFYDQAPDAMRSLCSALSLTTVAVGNYLSTLLVTVVTNVTTRNGKLGWIPDNLNRGHLDYFYWLLAILSLLNFFVYLLISKWYTYKMATGKPQ
- the LOC127790270 gene encoding pentatricopeptide repeat-containing protein At3g09060: MNKRELLQQFSQSIVPTLMTELPKCLSSKQLLKLLKAEKNTNAALSLFDSAIRHRGFDPSPRVFHHILRRLADPRLVSHVPRIVELIRTHNCKCDEDVGVMVIRAYSKNSMVDQALVVFQQMNEIFGCEPRIRSYNSMLNAFVVSNRLDRAEQFFRHFEAMGVSPNLETYNILIKISCKKKVFDKAKELLVCMWREGLSPDLFSYGTVINGLAKSGNLADALNLFDEMSELGVTPDVMCYNILIDGFFRKGDPSGANQIWERLVKDSSAYPNVVTYNVMISGLCKCGKLHESLEFWQWLKKNDRPLDLFTYSSLIHGLCKSGNVDGASQIYADMLQSGVSPDVVICNSLLNGYCQAAKIKECFELWDVMCKEALCNVVSFNIFVRGLFENGKVDEALSIWESLSKKDFNADSTTYAVLIHGLYKSGFLNRALRILKEAEDRGNMLDIHAYSSVINGLCREGRLNEAVCMLDRMREHGCQPNSHTCNILLNGLVRASKIDDAIQFFSEIINIDYTPNVVTFNTLINGLCKAERYAEAYHFVKEMLGKGCKADMITYSLLIDGLCQSRKVDMAINLWLQVLKEGLTPDVTMHNIMIHGLCSAGKIEDALRLYSKMEEQHCIPNLVTHNTLMEGLYKARECKKASIIWARILKEGLQPDIISYNITLKGLCSCNKISHAIEFLNDALGRGIRPTVITWNILVRAVLNDGLSQPLH